The Spirochaetae bacterium HGW-Spirochaetae-1 genome has a segment encoding these proteins:
- a CDS encoding rod shape-determining protein (functions in MreBCD complex in some organisms): MIFNSLYGMFSNDMGIDLGTANTLVHVKGQGIVLSEPSVVAVQTSTGKVLAVGQEAKRMLGRTPGDIVAIRPMKDGVIADFDTTEKMIRYFITKVHKRKTLVRPRMVIGVPSGITEVEKRAVRESAEQAGAREIFLIEEALAAAIGANIPIHEPAGHMVVDIGGGTTEIAVISLGGMVIADSIRIAGDEFDEAIIKYMKTQYNLVIGERMAEEVKFRLGNAFPEKKVELMELKGRDAISGLPRTLEIDSAEIRKALKEPVDQILDGIKHVLEKTPPELAADIVERGIVMTGGGSLLKGLDKYISKETGVPVILAENPLTCVVLGAGKFLEEIKNLYRANLK; encoded by the coding sequence ATGATTTTTAATTCATTGTATGGAATGTTTTCGAATGACATGGGAATTGACCTGGGTACGGCAAATACTCTTGTACATGTGAAAGGGCAGGGGATTGTCTTGAGCGAACCTTCGGTTGTTGCCGTGCAGACCAGCACAGGCAAGGTACTTGCCGTTGGCCAGGAAGCCAAGAGAATGCTGGGAAGGACACCGGGAGATATCGTGGCGATCCGTCCCATGAAAGACGGAGTAATCGCCGATTTTGATACCACTGAAAAGATGATCAGGTATTTTATTACGAAGGTGCATAAGAGAAAAACCCTTGTCCGTCCGCGAATGGTAATCGGGGTTCCTTCAGGAATAACCGAGGTGGAAAAGCGCGCTGTCCGTGAATCGGCGGAGCAGGCAGGTGCCAGGGAAATTTTTCTCATAGAAGAAGCGCTGGCGGCCGCCATCGGGGCGAACATTCCCATCCATGAACCGGCCGGGCACATGGTTGTTGATATCGGCGGAGGAACCACTGAGATTGCCGTGATATCCCTGGGAGGAATGGTAATTGCCGATTCCATCCGCATCGCCGGCGATGAGTTTGACGAGGCTATCATCAAATATATGAAGACGCAGTATAACCTGGTAATCGGCGAGAGAATGGCCGAAGAAGTGAAGTTTCGTCTGGGTAACGCCTTCCCCGAGAAAAAAGTTGAGTTAATGGAACTCAAGGGACGCGATGCCATTTCAGGCCTTCCCAGAACATTGGAAATTGATTCAGCGGAAATACGGAAAGCGCTTAAAGAGCCTGTTGACCAGATTCTCGACGGCATAAAACATGTTCTGGAAAAAACACCGCCGGAACTGGCTGCCGATATAGTCGAAAGAGGAATAGTAATGACGGGCGGCGGATCTCTCCTTAAGGGACTCGATAAGTATATAAGCAAGGAGACCGGTGTACCGGTGATACTGGCGGAAAATCCCCTGACCTGTGTTGTACTCGGTGCAGGGAAATTTCTTGAGGAAATTAAAAATCTTTACAGAGCCAATCTGAAGTAA
- the mreC gene encoding rod shape-determining protein MreC has product MEFFIRNKTIVAFVSFTLFCIISLSVQSSTFTLTLEGIGSALIMPFQKGYDSIQGGVHRIWAGFTELNDVRNQLQKTREKLQRYESMTEELSEIKRENERLRSLMGLKERIPYETIPASIISKDPDNWFRTLIINRGSRDGIKINMPVIAFRNDEKAVVGKIIEVRHSISRIVPIISPDMKLGVMIQESRFPGLLSGLTSSSNLCVVDYVSRAAVIKYGDVIITSGQGGVFPSGLIVGTVIKGEVLESSAYQRAIIKPVIDYDLVEEVFIVKKEPDNEILKILEELE; this is encoded by the coding sequence GTGGAATTCTTCATCAGAAATAAAACCATTGTTGCCTTTGTCAGTTTTACTCTGTTCTGCATAATATCGCTCTCGGTTCAGTCCAGCACGTTTACTCTAACACTGGAGGGCATCGGGAGCGCTTTAATTATGCCCTTCCAGAAAGGATATGACAGTATTCAGGGCGGCGTGCACCGGATATGGGCTGGATTTACCGAGTTGAATGACGTCCGCAACCAGCTCCAGAAAACGCGGGAAAAGTTGCAGCGCTATGAATCAATGACCGAGGAACTCTCGGAAATAAAGAGGGAAAACGAGCGTCTCAGGTCTCTCATGGGGCTTAAAGAACGTATTCCCTATGAAACAATACCGGCGTCTATAATCTCAAAGGACCCCGATAACTGGTTTCGCACTCTTATTATCAACAGGGGATCCCGTGACGGCATCAAGATCAACATGCCCGTCATTGCATTCAGGAATGATGAAAAGGCCGTTGTGGGGAAAATTATCGAGGTTCGTCACAGCATTTCGCGTATTGTTCCCATAATATCACCGGATATGAAACTGGGGGTCATGATCCAGGAAAGCCGTTTTCCGGGACTCCTTTCGGGACTTACCAGCAGTTCCAATCTCTGTGTCGTTGATTATGTGTCCCGTGCCGCAGTCATTAAGTACGGTGATGTGATCATCACGTCAGGGCAGGGAGGGGTTTTCCCCTCGGGCCTTATTGTGGGAACGGTAATAAAAGGTGAGGTGCTGGAATCCAGTGCTTACCAGAGAGCCATCATAAAGCCTGTTATTGATTATGATCTTGTAGAAGAAGTATTTATAGTTAAAAAAGAGCCCGATAATGAAATACTGAAGATTCTTGAGGAGCTGGAATGA
- the mreD gene encoding rod shape-determining protein MreD: MIFTYLVTGALIVVSLIIQGHSSFDAIRIAGVKPDLVFIIVVYLSYSFGSFFGEVSGFAGGLLHDAISNSPLGLLTFPKVVVAFIVGMFGRAVFKSNIVTVTLLLFLASLLKGVIMLFLSYIFHHASLSSVLHIIIPEAFYNALVAPLMFLLLDKIYAKELEREGNL; the protein is encoded by the coding sequence ATGATATTCACTTATTTGGTCACCGGTGCCCTTATCGTGGTTTCTCTTATAATCCAGGGACATTCTTCCTTCGATGCTATCCGCATAGCCGGAGTCAAGCCCGACCTGGTCTTTATCATTGTTGTATACCTGTCTTACAGTTTTGGTTCTTTTTTTGGTGAGGTGAGCGGTTTTGCCGGCGGCTTGCTGCACGATGCCATCTCCAATTCACCCCTGGGTCTGCTTACGTTTCCCAAGGTCGTGGTAGCCTTTATCGTTGGGATGTTCGGCCGGGCCGTTTTTAAAAGCAATATTGTGACGGTCACGCTGCTGCTTTTTCTGGCTTCTCTTCTGAAAGGTGTTATCATGCTTTTTCTCAGCTATATCTTCCACCATGCTTCACTGTCTTCTGTTCTTCATATCATCATCCCCGAGGCATTCTATAATGCCCTGGTCGCGCCATTGATGTTCCTCCTGCTCGATAAAATTTACGCAAAAGAGCTTGAAAGGGAGGGGAACCTGTAA
- the mrdA gene encoding penicillin-binding protein 2 produces the protein MGHTSLKAKMLEAFRVRMFFYISIVSVLFLILIIQIINLQLIHGDEYSLKSKINMENNIPIPASRGELYDRNYKIDSNNMVIVSNRPSFNLTTIPSKFNEKDDLNRVLKNVSTLAKVPFESFIEEIKNRNPWERIVLVEDIGFDTIVKIASHPDRFPNIDWEDAPVRVYNYGNMFSHVVGYIGSISRDEYHQLKGQGYRHYQKIGKSGIEKQYDATLRGQDGYVRRIVDVRNRTEAEEVGLRPVSGNNIVLTIDFNIQKTTFEAMDGQLGAAIVIKPATGEVIAMVSKPDFDPNLIISKDNTQFVKDLNADKLRPFLNRSIQSKYPPASTFKLVTTIAALETEKITPSTSYYCSGKYTLQGYQDKDFFCYETHGTLDLQWAIAKSCSVYFYQLGYKIGPTNILKYAEYFGLDQLSGIDLPGEVEGFIPSKKWKLRTFGQPWFDGDTINLSIGQGFLHLTPVGMANFIAGIVNNGLVYKPHMIREIRSPDNNTVIKVVGREKVREIPLSPVSLNTVKQGMRLSVMSGTSGGLRHLKVPVAGKTGTAQTRSKRMEKFSQHAWFVGYGPFNGTPEQSIAVVVIIEYGIAGAVGAVPVAERIFAKLYETGYFQ, from the coding sequence ATGGGGCATACATCGTTAAAGGCCAAAATGCTTGAGGCCTTTAGGGTAAGGATGTTTTTTTATATTTCGATAGTTTCCGTCCTGTTCCTTATCCTTATCATACAAATTATAAACCTGCAGCTCATCCATGGGGATGAATACAGCCTGAAGTCAAAAATAAACATGGAGAATAATATCCCCATACCTGCGTCACGGGGAGAGCTCTATGACAGAAATTACAAGATTGACAGCAATAACATGGTCATTGTTTCCAACCGGCCGTCTTTTAATCTCACGACAATCCCTTCCAAGTTCAATGAAAAAGACGATTTAAACCGGGTGCTGAAAAATGTCTCAACACTGGCAAAGGTTCCTTTTGAGAGTTTCATTGAGGAAATAAAAAACAGGAATCCCTGGGAGAGGATAGTGCTTGTTGAGGATATTGGTTTCGATACCATCGTAAAAATTGCATCGCACCCCGACAGGTTTCCAAATATTGATTGGGAGGACGCACCGGTCCGCGTTTACAATTATGGAAATATGTTTTCCCATGTCGTCGGATATATCGGCAGTATCAGCAGGGATGAGTATCACCAGTTAAAGGGGCAGGGATACCGGCATTATCAGAAGATAGGGAAATCGGGAATAGAGAAGCAGTATGATGCAACTCTGCGGGGTCAGGACGGATATGTAAGAAGAATTGTTGATGTCCGCAACAGGACTGAGGCAGAGGAAGTGGGCCTGCGGCCCGTGTCGGGGAATAATATTGTTCTAACCATCGATTTTAATATCCAGAAAACGACCTTCGAGGCCATGGACGGCCAGCTGGGTGCTGCAATCGTAATCAAGCCCGCTACGGGTGAAGTTATTGCCATGGTCAGCAAACCCGACTTTGATCCTAATCTTATCATTTCAAAGGACAATACTCAATTCGTAAAGGATCTCAATGCCGATAAGCTCAGACCCTTTCTGAACAGGAGTATCCAGTCAAAATACCCACCGGCATCGACCTTTAAGCTTGTTACTACTATAGCCGCCCTGGAAACGGAAAAGATAACTCCCTCAACGAGCTATTATTGCAGTGGTAAGTACACGCTGCAGGGCTACCAGGACAAGGATTTTTTCTGTTATGAAACGCATGGAACTCTTGACCTCCAATGGGCCATTGCCAAATCATGCAGTGTTTATTTTTACCAACTGGGATATAAAATAGGCCCTACGAATATACTAAAGTATGCGGAATATTTCGGCCTTGATCAATTAAGCGGAATTGACCTGCCCGGTGAAGTGGAGGGATTTATTCCGTCGAAAAAATGGAAACTCAGAACCTTCGGCCAGCCCTGGTTTGACGGTGATACAATCAATCTCTCCATTGGCCAGGGCTTTCTGCACCTCACGCCGGTCGGTATGGCTAATTTTATAGCGGGAATCGTAAATAATGGTCTGGTGTACAAACCGCACATGATCAGGGAAATCAGGTCACCCGATAACAACACGGTAATAAAAGTCGTGGGAAGGGAGAAGGTCAGGGAAATACCCCTGTCGCCCGTTTCACTCAATACCGTCAAGCAGGGTATGCGCCTAAGTGTAATGAGCGGGACATCGGGAGGCCTCAGGCATCTCAAGGTCCCCGTGGCGGGAAAAACAGGTACAGCACAGACAAGATCAAAGCGGATGGAAAAATTTTCCCAGCATGCCTGGTTTGTGGGGTATGGCCCTTTTAACGGAACACCGGAACAATCTATTGCGGTGGTAGTCATTATTGAATATGGTATTGCCGGGGCGGTTGGGGCTGTTCCGGTTGCGGAGAGAATTTTCGCCAAGCTCTATGAAACAGGATACTTTCAATGA
- a CDS encoding rod shape-determining protein RodA, with product MTGRDGNYKIDFLLVAVVTIVVMMGCLMIYSGGFDPIEKMNNGLYRKQLLWFIIGFILMIGITFVSYQQIGDYALHIYGVLLFILILTTIFGTPIRNTRAWINFGFFSIQPSEFMKLALVIVLGKYLEIREREIRHFRELLIPSLLTMVPVIIVLKQPDFGTAVIFIPILFTMLFVGGADVSHLLSIIAIAAIALLVPMILTYREWVGAEGGSFLLDFFKDVHKIFLVAGLFLIIAIVVFIVHRFYVKNILRRVYIFGTVLSMGLFSSVVIQNLFKEYQKKRILVFLNPDLDPHGSGYNIIQSKIAIGSGGFFGKGFLNGTQSQLGFLPEKTSDFIFSVFAEEWGFFGAVLLLGLLALIIFRGIQIALESKDKYGAMLASGITSIFFFHFFINIGMVIGIMPVTGLPLSFVSYGGSNLLMAMLAVGILINIRMRKFVY from the coding sequence ATGACAGGAAGAGACGGCAATTACAAGATAGATTTTTTGCTGGTAGCTGTGGTGACCATTGTCGTCATGATGGGATGCCTCATGATATACAGCGGAGGCTTCGATCCGATTGAAAAGATGAACAACGGACTCTACCGGAAGCAGCTGCTGTGGTTTATCATAGGATTTATATTGATGATCGGTATTACTTTTGTAAGCTACCAGCAGATAGGGGATTACGCCCTTCACATCTACGGCGTGCTTCTTTTTATCCTGATATTGACAACTATTTTCGGCACACCCATACGGAACACCAGGGCCTGGATCAATTTCGGATTTTTTTCCATACAGCCTTCCGAGTTCATGAAACTAGCGCTTGTCATTGTCCTGGGGAAGTACCTCGAAATCCGTGAACGTGAAATCAGGCACTTCCGTGAATTGCTGATTCCTTCTTTGCTCACGATGGTGCCCGTCATTATCGTTTTGAAGCAGCCCGATTTCGGTACTGCCGTCATATTTATTCCCATTCTTTTTACCATGCTTTTCGTTGGAGGTGCCGACGTCTCACACCTTCTATCCATCATAGCCATTGCGGCCATAGCACTGCTGGTGCCCATGATACTCACCTACCGCGAATGGGTTGGCGCCGAAGGAGGCAGTTTTCTTCTGGATTTTTTTAAGGATGTCCATAAGATTTTCCTGGTTGCCGGCCTTTTCCTCATCATAGCCATTGTTGTGTTCATCGTGCACCGTTTTTATGTGAAAAATATATTGAGGAGAGTATATATCTTCGGGACGGTGCTTTCCATGGGGCTTTTCTCATCGGTGGTTATTCAGAACCTGTTCAAGGAGTACCAGAAAAAACGTATTCTCGTTTTTCTCAATCCCGATCTGGACCCTCATGGATCAGGCTATAATATAATCCAGTCAAAAATCGCCATCGGTTCGGGAGGTTTTTTCGGAAAGGGTTTTCTCAACGGGACACAGTCGCAGCTTGGTTTCCTCCCGGAAAAGACATCGGATTTTATTTTTTCCGTGTTTGCCGAAGAATGGGGCTTTTTCGGAGCCGTACTGCTCCTTGGACTTCTGGCACTGATCATTTTCAGGGGTATTCAGATCGCCCTGGAGTCGAAGGATAAATATGGAGCCATGCTGGCCAGCGGGATTACTTCCATATTTTTCTTTCATTTTTTCATCAATATCGGCATGGTAATCGGAATTATGCCCGTAACGGGCCTCCCTCTCAGCTTCGTTTCCTATGGAGGATCGAATCTGCTCATGGCTATGCTTGCCGTTGGAATTTTAATTAATATACGGATGCGGAAGTTCGTATATTAA
- the queC gene encoding 7-cyano-7-deazaguanine synthase QueC has translation MTSHEKAVVLLSGGLDSATVAAIAVQRGFSLHALTFNYGQRHDVELRSAGKLAGFFRTESHVIIDIPSKVFSTALVKNSGIDVPKNRLHDADVIPSTYVPARNIIFLSFALAYAESSGARHIFIGANAVDYSGYPDCRPEFFRAFQVMADAGTRAGVEGRGFIIETPLLEWTKAEIIRKGVELGVDYSMTHSCYDPGDDGTSCGECDSCIIRSRGFAEAGVPDPTIYRKKS, from the coding sequence ATGACCTCGCACGAAAAGGCGGTAGTTCTCTTAAGCGGCGGGCTCGACTCGGCCACGGTTGCAGCCATAGCAGTCCAGCGTGGCTTCTCACTGCACGCATTGACCTTCAACTACGGGCAGAGACATGATGTGGAGCTACGATCTGCCGGAAAACTGGCCGGGTTTTTCAGGACCGAATCCCACGTCATCATTGATATCCCATCGAAAGTTTTCAGTACGGCTCTTGTGAAAAACTCCGGCATTGATGTACCAAAAAACAGGCTGCATGATGCAGATGTCATACCATCCACCTATGTGCCGGCACGAAACATCATTTTTCTTTCCTTTGCCCTCGCCTATGCGGAATCGTCGGGGGCGCGCCATATTTTTATCGGGGCCAATGCCGTTGATTACAGCGGCTATCCCGATTGCCGGCCGGAATTTTTCAGAGCATTCCAGGTCATGGCTGATGCGGGAACCAGGGCCGGTGTAGAAGGCCGGGGCTTTATCATCGAAACGCCCCTTCTCGAATGGACCAAGGCGGAAATCATCAGGAAGGGGGTTGAACTTGGTGTTGATTATTCCATGACTCACAGTTGTTATGACCCCGGGGATGACGGAACATCGTGCGGTGAGTGCGACAGTTGTATCATCCGCAGCAGGGGATTTGCTGAAGCCGGTGTTCCTGATCCCACGATATACCGGAAGAAATCATGA
- a CDS encoding anti-sigma factor antagonist, whose protein sequence is MMKRESHDSVEIITLEGRIDQEGSEELEGILQECLDDDRANICIDMINVKHICSSALGALVAIKRKIKDNEGDIKLVIVNDNLLRLFQTTMLDKVFEIYDSRRECLSTFD, encoded by the coding sequence ATGATGAAAAGAGAATCTCATGACAGCGTTGAAATAATAACACTTGAAGGCCGCATAGACCAGGAAGGTTCGGAAGAGCTGGAGGGCATCCTGCAGGAATGTCTCGACGATGACAGGGCCAATATCTGTATTGATATGATAAATGTTAAACATATATGCAGTTCGGCGTTGGGTGCGCTTGTTGCCATAAAAAGAAAAATTAAGGACAATGAAGGTGATATTAAGCTGGTAATTGTAAATGATAACCTCCTTAGACTGTTTCAGACAACCATGCTCGACAAGGTATTCGAAATCTATGATTCACGGCGGGAATGTCTGAGCACCTTCGATTGA
- a CDS encoding cell division protein, whose amino-acid sequence MTKKVIQVSKNPVYDIGMISTVFARDTEFSGDLTFKKSLQINGKFDGEISSGGFLVIGEGAEVRANIRAKTVILMGTVFGNIEAENKLEIHTSGRLFGNIRTSQLKIADGVVFEGKCEMIKADEKKQKKEAVKPEKT is encoded by the coding sequence ATGACAAAAAAAGTAATTCAGGTCAGCAAAAATCCCGTATATGATATCGGCATGATATCGACGGTTTTTGCCAGGGATACGGAATTTTCCGGAGACCTCACATTTAAAAAATCACTGCAGATTAACGGGAAGTTCGACGGGGAGATTTCATCGGGAGGATTTCTCGTTATCGGTGAAGGTGCCGAGGTGAGAGCGAATATCAGGGCGAAAACGGTTATTCTCATGGGAACCGTTTTCGGCAATATCGAAGCGGAAAACAAGCTGGAAATTCACACATCGGGACGATTGTTCGGCAATATCCGTACATCGCAGTTGAAGATCGCCGATGGTGTCGTCTTTGAAGGCAAATGTGAAATGATAAAAGCCGATGAGAAAAAACAAAAAAAAGAAGCGGTGAAACCTGAGAAAACCTGA
- the amrS gene encoding AmmeMemoRadiSam system radical SAM enzyme, translated as MAQGKEAYYYEKLDALRVACHLCPHNCVIPEKKTGICGVRINKQGLLYSEIYGQVTAISMDPMEKKPLYHFYPGTEILSIGTKGCNFKCPYCQNWHISQDVTAHAVYHEPDEIIELALKKKSTGIAYTYSEPAIWIEYVLEMAEKARIKGLKNVMVTNGFINEKPLTDLLRFIDAMNIDLKAFRPETYKKIQKGNLDDVLNTIKISHERECHIELTTLIVTGVNDDMDEMKHIIEFIASIDVMIPWHISRYYPSYQYDAPPTDVDFLLQVHKEASKTLKYVYCGNISPHLGGSDTTCPSCGTVLVKRSGYFTRIVSLDRGKCRNCGFDTGIVS; from the coding sequence ATGGCACAGGGGAAAGAGGCATATTATTACGAAAAGCTCGATGCCCTTCGCGTCGCCTGCCATCTATGTCCGCACAATTGTGTCATTCCTGAAAAAAAAACCGGTATTTGCGGGGTCCGTATTAATAAACAGGGTCTTCTCTATTCGGAGATCTACGGCCAGGTTACGGCCATTTCCATGGACCCCATGGAAAAAAAGCCGCTCTATCATTTCTATCCCGGCACGGAAATACTATCTATCGGAACCAAAGGCTGCAATTTTAAATGCCCTTACTGCCAGAACTGGCACATATCGCAGGATGTCACAGCCCATGCCGTCTATCACGAACCCGACGAAATAATTGAACTGGCACTTAAAAAAAAATCAACAGGCATTGCCTATACCTATTCAGAACCGGCAATATGGATTGAATACGTTCTGGAGATGGCGGAAAAAGCCCGCATAAAAGGTCTGAAAAATGTCATGGTGACCAATGGTTTTATAAATGAAAAGCCCCTCACGGATCTGCTCAGGTTCATCGATGCCATGAATATAGACCTCAAGGCCTTCAGGCCTGAAACGTATAAAAAAATACAAAAGGGAAATCTTGATGATGTGCTTAATACCATTAAAATATCCCATGAACGGGAGTGTCATATCGAGTTGACCACTCTCATTGTGACCGGTGTCAATGACGATATGGATGAGATGAAGCATATAATTGAATTTATTGCCTCTATCGATGTTATGATCCCCTGGCACATCTCGCGTTATTATCCGTCGTATCAATATGATGCTCCACCAACGGATGTGGATTTTTTACTCCAGGTGCATAAGGAGGCCTCGAAAACCCTTAAATATGTGTATTGTGGAAATATATCCCCTCACCTGGGAGGGAGTGATACAACCTGCCCATCGTGCGGTACGGTTCTTGTTAAACGGAGCGGCTATTTTACCAGAATAGTCTCGCTTGATCGCGGGAAATGCCGGAATTGCGGCTTCGACACGGGAATTGTCAGCTGA
- the manA gene encoding mannose-6-phosphate isomerase, class I, with protein sequence MLYHEIHRLANTIQTYSWGSPSFIAELLHIDNMSREPHAELWMGTHPRGPSQVIMEGGPVPLPSLIAEYPHEILGRRVTANFGNALPFLFKILGVERPLSIQVHPDKQQAAAGFSRENNKGVPPDSPERNYHDDNHKPELIYALTPFTALCGFRAPRVIADYLDNIAPHTLREETTILRSGGLKTFYSRLMTLAPERKKEIIDETALNAAKLSREDGACAWICRLSKEYPDDAGILSPVILNLVELKPGQAMYLPAGRLHAYIHGLGIELMANSDNVIRGGLTGKNIDVAELLSIVTFSDTPVEIMEGAADGNEKVFRTGAAEFQLSEINTSIYQSYQSAEIRNVEILLFVEGTVTLESSSTELTASPGDVFLIPALAPPYRITGNCRVFKAAVPL encoded by the coding sequence ATGCTATATCATGAGATCCATCGCCTGGCAAACACTATCCAGACATACTCCTGGGGCTCGCCTTCTTTCATAGCGGAACTTTTGCATATTGACAACATGTCCCGGGAGCCGCATGCAGAACTCTGGATGGGCACCCACCCACGGGGACCTTCGCAGGTTATAATGGAAGGAGGACCGGTTCCCCTCCCATCCCTTATAGCAGAATATCCGCATGAAATTCTGGGCCGGCGCGTAACCGCAAATTTCGGCAACGCCCTCCCTTTCCTTTTTAAGATTCTTGGCGTCGAAAGACCCCTATCCATCCAGGTCCATCCCGATAAACAACAGGCCGCGGCGGGTTTCAGCCGGGAAAACAATAAAGGCGTTCCCCCGGACTCGCCGGAAAGAAATTATCATGACGACAATCACAAACCGGAATTGATCTACGCACTAACGCCCTTTACAGCCCTGTGCGGGTTCCGGGCACCCCGCGTTATCGCCGATTACCTCGACAATATCGCTCCGCACACTTTGCGGGAGGAAACGACCATTCTCCGTTCCGGGGGATTAAAAACATTCTACAGCAGGCTCATGACCCTGGCCCCGGAGAGAAAAAAAGAAATCATCGATGAAACTGCTCTCAATGCCGCCAAACTCTCACGAGAGGACGGGGCATGCGCCTGGATCTGCCGTCTCAGCAAAGAGTATCCCGATGATGCGGGCATTCTCTCTCCGGTGATCCTGAACCTCGTGGAACTCAAGCCGGGACAGGCCATGTATCTGCCGGCAGGCCGCCTTCACGCCTATATTCACGGCTTGGGCATTGAACTCATGGCCAACTCGGACAATGTCATCCGGGGAGGACTAACGGGAAAAAACATTGATGTAGCTGAACTGCTTTCTATTGTAACATTCAGTGATACGCCCGTGGAGATTATGGAAGGAGCAGCAGACGGCAATGAAAAAGTATTCAGAACCGGCGCCGCGGAGTTTCAACTGTCGGAAATAAATACTTCAATATATCAGTCCTATCAAAGCGCTGAAATTAGAAATGTGGAAATACTGCTCTTTGTTGAAGGAACGGTGACGCTCGAATCCTCATCAACGGAACTTACCGCCTCGCCGGGAGACGTCTTTCTTATCCCGGCTTTAGCTCCGCCATACCGGATTACCGGTAACTGCCGAGTATTCAAGGCTGCCGTCCCACTGTAA